The following nucleotide sequence is from Acyrthosiphon pisum isolate AL4f chromosome A2, pea_aphid_22Mar2018_4r6ur, whole genome shotgun sequence.
CGTATCGCCTTAAGTATTAATTTGTCGAGTGggcacataaatatatttagaggGGTGGTTTTATTGATAGTTCGAAGATAATTGGAAttcatacattttgaataaatttttgttgaaaaatcaCTATTGTAAGCTATATAACCGCGTTGATTTGACACTGAGATGATATTAGAGCGATACGTGACTTTCAGCACATACTATACAAcagaagttaaatattaaattgtttgtgaTCATTTGACAACCAATTATTCTTACCCTACCACAATTAGACCCGGCCAATGATACGGTCGGGTAACCGACAGCCGTTTGGATATAAAAACGATATGGAcactgtacctattatatattatacttgtcgtggcagtaatataaaatacacacacacacatagtagtatatatatacacttattCACTGAATCAACTTCGAGTCACCACTCCAAGCGATCTACTGAAGAGCAGTTTTTCGAAGTTACAGATATCGTACTGCatatataggttattataacaacaacaacaatatgttTCTGTCGGACGCTGCCGTGCCCGTGTTCACTTTCACGATACTGTTGAGTTTCTTATATTTGTACTCACCCATCGAATCGATGGAATCCGGCAGGATCTACCAGTTATGCGAGGATTGTCTGAAATCGAAGTGCCacactgaaaaaaaaaggcCATGCTATACCAGATGGGACCCTGAGTACAATTTCACATGCTTCCTGTGTCCACACGAATTTGGCAACAAACAGTTCTACACCGAAGAAGACTGCTTAGAGGGCTGCACGGACGAGGACTATCATTGCGTTTGCGACTTTTCGTGTTACATGTGCGTCCAAAAAGAAGGCTTTGATAAGGCCAATTTCACGGACTGCAACATTGACCCAAACGAGGTACCAACGTGCGTGTAGATTCTGTACGGCTCCACCAGCACGCCTACTCggtgattttaattaaaataatattaaaataattacttattttcaattatgatttttgttcttaaaaaaatggACTACGTGTACcatatttggtatattataacttaaattgtataacttacatttttacttatgtacttttttttcgtatactcattagaaaaaacaatttgttaatgattgaaatttgtatgtaaaaatgtttatgcttaaaaatattgttttatttgaattgtattctttaacaataaaacatattacatattgtatctaaattttatatttagaattcttctcattataaaattattacaacgtGTATACAAGTTTAGTATAGTTCACTctcgtttaatattttgaagGTTTTAGTggattttatttgataaaatatgattccctttttctatgaatttttcaattatgtatAGTTCTGTAGAAATATTCAGCTTAGGTATCTGATGTTacgcatattttaaatttcattacacTTGGGAACAAGTTATATAGCTATTAACTctgctatattatactatatttactaaACTAGTCTAGATATATTACATAGAATACTAGAAATAGGTACAGATTGCAGAGCCAATTCATAATACAAGATATAAATAGGTGTTGCTTATTAAGCATTACATCTCAACATTATATAAAGTACGTATCAAAGGACTAAGTAACAAAGTGagattagtataaaataatctatatcaggggtggccaaaccgcggctcgcgtcatagacttttgcggctcgcatcttaacgtaacattagacgtaaattaacgtaagagccaagatgtaaaaaaaaaaaaaggtcatataatatataataatatgaccttttttttttttacatcttggctcttcaatttttattgatatatttggtagctcgcgagtctcttctcgctggccacccctgatctatgtctattatatatatctatactaggtactatataaaatgAAGCTATTTTTTATTCGGGATAAACTCTGAAACTACTTATTCAATCGtcgtgcagtttttttttaattaaagagGACTCCACACAGAAGGTTTTAGGCATAAATTTAGTCcgataaagttaataaataattagttattattaattaaaataaacgtataaattgtacacatatatatatattattatatatatttgtgcatCATCTGTTTACCTGTGCCATATTATCGTACATCATATGCGCatcaaaattctaaacaatagaagggtataaaaataattgtacacacatataatattatatagatattggataatttaatatacataggcacaagtttttgttcaataagcatttaaagttcaaatgtcgaccaaatttataaaaagctcaacaatttgcaaattattttgtagttaaaaatgtaatattcagttgaattaggtacattacatggccatagttatagtaaaaaatatacataatacatataacataaagGTAGTttgagtaaaattttttttcggttcaattaggaatattacagtcatagttataattataatacagatataggtacatatagtttgAGAAAAGCTAAACGCTTTTgggtatacagagtgattcttttatcaaacaacactcattatttaaaaaagtgtaagtttttttgaaaaatttttttacatactttcaagtcgcttataaaacaacgtttttcttaaaaaattatatttttaaatattttttatccttataattttttaagttttttacttttttgaatgacaacatagggttttaattttttattccaaagcagaatatttttattatttattttgatacatgaaaatcgaatttgagacgagtagtttatgagttataaatattcaatgtttagatgagcggagaagtggacaaacattttgcggagtaaccccgtaccactctactccgctcatctaaaaattataatgataaaaaatatttaaaaatacaattttttaagaaaaacgttgttttataagcgacttggaagtatgtaaaaaaatattttcaaaaaaatgtacactttttgaaataaagagtgttgtttgataaaagaatcaccccgTACACCTTTTTTTCagttctattgttaaataatattgatgcgcaaatgatgtacgaccttttaaacgatcgatgcgcaaacgatgtaCCTATTATCCAAAAATCGAATGATGCGCAACTGTCTTacaaaaaaggtcaaaaataacaatagtgatgCGCAAACGACAACCGGCGAAAAGGTATTCCCAAGACTAATTTTTGACACATGCACATCGTAATATCAACGTGTTAATACATTCGTAATTACGTACGTACTCCGAGGGGTCTGTAATCCACCGCAGGTGAACTGCCTACCTGTAAACATTTAACATACCTACTGCGTGTCTCACGCATACAAAACATACAAGTGTGTCTCTTgggtaattatatattcaaggtgatagataaaaatatctaaGTTTTGAACATCATTCACCGAATATTGAAcaaacgaattgaacaaagtttgaatcatatatagagttggtacatattttaacgagcaacgaagtgaacgggttCAGCTATAAACTTATacgtataagttataatattgccAATGTATTTCACCTGAGGTAACTTTTGCTGGGGCAATGCCGGGTGGGacagctataggtatatataaatggaCGTTTGTGTGCAGATTAGACCTCTAGGaagaagatagattaatttaaaaatggttaaatttgtttttttttatccattggACTTAAGTACTGTTAGGTTAGGTAAGGATTTtctattaattgattatattaatccaccgtaggtggaattaagtaaaaacgacaaacttcgTACAGCTTTGATACTCTAGggctaaatcatacacttacgtacaaacagctcGGGGTCAGCGATCTACCGCAGATAGATTGCCTAACTGCTAATATAATTGCTGTGaagcagaatttttattctgggcaacggaaaagttaagataagttttgatcgccatacactgaatattaaataacgaattgaacgaAGTATGAGTCATatggagttggtacatttaacgggcaacgaagtgcacgggatcagctatttttaataaaaatatatttatcattaaccGCTAGGAATATTCAATACGTTTTCACTAAccgttttgtatatttacttgccgatcacattaaacgtttaaaattatacatatcatcttccgaaggcaaaataaacaaataaacggGTGGGCTAATTATCTTAAATTCGTATATAGGTAATTCACTAAGAGTGCTCATCcctattttttcatttaataattaattcactaAAAATCGGaatataaaatagattgtaatattagatctaatatttattacactttgattattttcacaaaatacaaattatcataactGTTGATGGATTAATGTTAattagtaacatttttaaattatagtctCATATCTTCAAAACCTTACATCGTGAACCTCATTGTTCTTAGTATCTTCACCAAGCTTTAAATACCTAGCAAAATACTACTCGCTCGAATTTTCATTTTGATACGTCTAAATGttcgttaaataatttacagtataaaatgttgaatagaAGGagcaaaaaatttgaaaaatttgaaaatatggtctttaacaATTCGAAAAAATGCTTAGTAactcactctgtatatattatgagcaaataatattttttaatgattaatacttatattgatTAGATGTAGTTTTACAACATTAGGACAAGACGGGGCTCAGagcttctaaaaaataaattaataaaagacaAAATACATACGTGATGgagttattgttttttatattgataaaataatatacaaataggtactaataatatagaacaataaAGGTgcatcaattatataatatattacaagcaTTTGACTActttactgtatattatgttcaaataattattataataatgacacaaTAGATATACTCGTAAAGAATATgaaataacaatagtataattaaaatattttttgtattttcattgtttCTTTTATTCACAAGCGAACAAATTTTCGGGAAACTGATGACATTTAtgcttatatcatatttatcatgactaaataaacaggcatgatcactaaaaaatcaatttttcctATCACTGCGCATTTTCCCCAGATATGGCAAAAACAGTATAAttcctatataattgtaatgtgaagaacattttttctatgatattagTGTTTCTTCCAAGTCTggggaagtataatatatgtataaaatctaCGTGCAGTAATCTAGcgatcatgcctgtttatttagtcatgatatttataatattaccgatCGGCaggttagttttaaaaatagtttacaaaCTACTGCCACAGTGCAAcagaatagtaataatattatgcttgacGACGGATCACTGGGGCGTTGACCTGTTATGCAAGAATATTGTGCGAAGCAAAaccgtgaaatataatattaaatactattatactacgcataatattactaagtaatgggacattatttatttttttaagaccaaaaatcttaaatgtaaatatattatcataacattattttaattataatctcaCGGCGGATGTGCTGGTGGTGCCATATGGAACTTACACGCACGTTGGTTGCTCCTCCTGTTCTGGTACGGTGCAATTCATGTATTTACTCATATCGGTGCCCTCTTTTACGATGCACATGTAACACGATGCGTCACAAATGCACATCTTCGTCGGATCCGTACAACCCTTCTTGCATTCATCTTCGGAATAGAACTGTTGGTTGCCATCTTGGGGATCACACGTGTAACATGTGAAATTGTACTCAGGGTCCCATCTGGTTATACACGGCCTTTGACATTTGGCGTGGCACTCCGAATTTAGACAATCCTCGCACAACGGGTACATAAAGCCGGTTCCGGCTGATTCGACGGGCAAGTATAAGTAGAAGACATTCAACAGAATCGCGAAAGCGAACACGGCCACGGCGGCGTACGacagaaacataatattgttgtttttgttattattcttaCCTATATATGACACTGCGAGCAGTGCAGAATATGTTATTTTGGAATCTGCTTCTCGGTGGATCGCTTGCAGTGGCGAATCGAAATTGATTCGTCGAATAAgtttgtgtataaatatatgtgtttgtgtgtgtatttCCTCCGcgattatagtttattatataggtactgagtGTAACACAGCTGATTGACTGACATTTCGATCGGTGTGTATATCGTTTTTATATCCGAACGTCGGCCGGTTACGCAATCATGGAATCGTGTAATTAGTCACGTCTAAATTTGGTAGGGTTATGGCTGTCGAATGATCACAATAAcctgatttaatatttaacttttgcCGTAGAGTGTGTGCTAAAGTCCCGTATCACTCTTATATCATCTAAATGTCAAATCCGATAGTTGATTGCTTACAGATATGATTTTTTCAACatcaatttatttgaaatgtatgtcgaaaaattacaattttcttattGATTTTCGATGATAAaccatcccccccccccccccccccccatcaccgCACTCTAAATATATTCACGTGCCCTCCTCACAGATAAAGACATAAGGTGATACGCGAGACTTTTAAGAACTAAAAAACTGTCGCATTCTGTAATTTATGCTCTAGGTACCTAACTACTGcagaatatacataaatattaaattggtattttcgtatataaattataaacttatatacattttt
It contains:
- the LOC100569543 gene encoding uncharacterized protein LOC100569543, with the protein product MFLSYAAVAVFAFAILLNVFYLYLPVESAGTGFMYPLCEDCLNSECHAKCQRPCITRWDPEYNFTCYTCDPQDGNQQFYSEDECKKGCTDPTKMCICDASCYMCIVKEGTDMSKYMNCTVPEQEEQPTCV
- the LOC103309510 gene encoding uncharacterized protein LOC103309510 — protein: MFLSDAAVPVFTFTILLSFLYLYSPIESMESGRIYQLCEDCLKSKCHTEKKRPCYTRWDPEYNFTCFLCPHEFGNKQFYTEEDCLEGCTDEDYHCVCDFSCYMCVQKEGFDKANFTDCNIDPNEVPTCV